A genomic segment from Betaproteobacteria bacterium encodes:
- a CDS encoding N-6 DNA methylase, which produces MNVQQLENELWEAADQLRANSKLTAAEYSMPVLGLIFLRHADNRFKAFLPEIEADIPSQVPTPQRERLIKLGFQGKAAVYLPEAARFDRIASLPQGANVGEVIDAAMDVIEAEYPVLAGALPRGYPAFETDLLFELVKIFDRPAIKAATGDVFGRIYEYFLNKFAMSGAQEGGEFFTPPSLVRMIVNIIEPDHGLVLDPACGSAGMFVQTGHFIEDVRHAVVNDSVTFHGQEKSDTNTKLARMNLVVHGLDASNIRQGNTFYDQIDHLVGQCDFVMANPPFNVDSVDTKKVEGQVDDSGRLPFGLTGTNAKTGAISNANSLWIQYFYAYLNDTGRAGFVMASSASDAGNKDREIRERLVKTGHVDVMMAIGNKFFYTRSLPCTLWFFDKGKPQDLQDQVLMIDARNVYHVVSARSHIFTDEQHANLNAIVWLYRGETEKFVALVAHYQRQVGHWLTSLPERIAADTAAIEALAGPLQAFVAGATVAELNSDQAQDAHITQAQLDTFKADVAAAQADTKAADAISTLLSACAQARSAVVAADLTRHAGQVALQTMLDALAPQLKAVGKTLEARHKQWLKLLDTAEKTLRSRSSRAFDGKASRDAKRSLIAADAKKNEAPTVRDAALDALKQAAYFIHQVHWLHSRFPQGLFEDVPGLCKAVTTEEIAANDYSLTPGRYVGVAPAGADDEDDFAEKMREIHDELGELNGKAAELAGRIAGTFQELLE; this is translated from the coding sequence ATGAACGTCCAGCAACTCGAGAACGAACTCTGGGAGGCGGCGGACCAGCTGCGCGCCAACTCCAAGCTCACCGCCGCCGAGTATTCGATGCCGGTGCTGGGCCTGATCTTCCTGCGCCACGCGGACAACCGGTTCAAGGCCTTCCTGCCCGAGATCGAAGCCGACATCCCGTCGCAGGTGCCCACTCCCCAGCGCGAGCGACTGATCAAGTTGGGCTTCCAGGGCAAGGCGGCCGTCTACCTGCCGGAAGCCGCACGCTTCGACCGCATCGCCAGCCTCCCTCAAGGCGCGAACGTTGGTGAGGTCATCGATGCCGCGATGGACGTGATCGAGGCCGAGTACCCGGTGCTGGCCGGCGCCCTGCCCCGCGGCTACCCCGCCTTCGAAACCGACCTGCTGTTTGAACTGGTCAAGATTTTCGACCGCCCCGCCATCAAGGCCGCCACCGGCGACGTGTTCGGGCGCATCTACGAATACTTCCTCAACAAGTTCGCGATGAGCGGCGCGCAAGAAGGTGGTGAGTTCTTCACGCCGCCGTCCCTGGTGCGGATGATCGTCAACATCATCGAGCCAGACCACGGCCTGGTGCTCGATCCGGCCTGCGGATCGGCGGGCATGTTCGTGCAGACCGGCCACTTCATAGAGGACGTGCGCCACGCGGTGGTCAACGACTCGGTGACCTTCCACGGTCAGGAAAAGAGCGACACCAACACCAAGTTGGCGCGCATGAACCTGGTGGTGCACGGGCTGGACGCGTCCAATATCCGCCAGGGCAATACCTTCTACGACCAGATCGACCACCTGGTGGGTCAATGCGATTTCGTCATGGCCAATCCACCGTTCAACGTGGACAGCGTCGACACCAAGAAGGTCGAGGGACAGGTCGATGACTCGGGCCGGTTGCCCTTCGGTCTGACGGGGACCAACGCCAAAACTGGCGCCATCAGCAATGCCAACAGTCTGTGGATTCAGTACTTCTACGCCTACCTGAATGACACCGGCCGCGCCGGATTCGTGATGGCGTCCAGCGCCTCTGACGCCGGTAACAAGGACCGCGAGATCCGCGAGAGGCTCGTCAAGACTGGCCACGTCGACGTGATGATGGCCATCGGCAACAAGTTCTTCTATACCCGCAGCCTGCCCTGCACGCTGTGGTTCTTCGACAAGGGCAAGCCGCAAGACCTGCAAGACCAGGTGCTGATGATCGATGCGCGCAACGTCTACCACGTGGTCTCGGCGCGCTCGCACATCTTCACTGACGAGCAGCATGCCAACCTCAACGCCATCGTCTGGCTGTACCGGGGAGAGACGGAGAAGTTCGTGGCTCTCGTCGCGCACTACCAGCGACAGGTAGGCCACTGGCTGACCAGCCTCCCTGAGCGCATTGCGGCCGACACCGCTGCCATTGAAGCGCTGGCCGGACCGCTACAGGCCTTTGTTGCGGGTGCGACTGTGGCCGAACTGAACAGCGATCAGGCGCAGGACGCGCACATCACCCAGGCACAGCTCGACACATTCAAAGCAGACGTGGCCGCCGCACAGGCCGACACGAAGGCGGCCGACGCTATCTCCACGCTGCTGTCCGCTTGCGCCCAGGCCCGCAGCGCTGTCGTTGCAGCGGACCTCACTCGCCATGCCGGGCAGGTCGCCCTGCAGACCATGCTCGATGCCCTGGCGCCGCAGCTCAAGGCCGTGGGAAAGACGTTGGAGGCGCGCCACAAGCAGTGGCTCAAGCTGCTGGACACGGCAGAGAAGACCCTGCGCTCCCGATCCAGTCGGGCCTTTGACGGCAAGGCATCGCGCGACGCCAAGCGCAGCCTGATTGCCGCCGACGCCAAGAAGAACGAAGCCCCCACGGTGCGCGATGCCGCGCTTGACGCGCTGAAGCAGGCCGCCTACTTCATCCATCAGGTCCATTGGTTACACAGCCGTTTCCCGCAAGGGCTGTTCGAGGACGTTCCGGGCCTATGCAAGGCTGTGACGACGGAGGAGATCGCCGCCAACGACTATTCGCTCACGCCGGGGCGTTACGTGGGAGTGGCGCCGGCCGGTGCCGACGACGAAGATGATTTCGCGGAGAAGATGCGCGAGATCCATGACGAACTGGGCGAGTTGAATGGGAAGGCGGCGGAACTGGCGGGGCGAATTGCTGGCACCTTTCAGGAGTTGCTGGAATGA